A single genomic interval of Deltaproteobacteria bacterium harbors:
- a CDS encoding virulence protein RhuM/Fic/DOC family protein, protein MNERSDTGEIVIYQTDDGQTLLEVSLVKDTVWLSLNQMVLLFDRDKSVISRHIRNIFKERELEKKSTVAKNATVQIEGDREITRNIDFYNLDMIISVGYRVNSLRGTQFRIWANKILKEYLVTGYALNEKRLQAQIEKYEALKQSIRLIENITDRKLLSTTESEGLLKVIGDFNYALDTLDRYDYGKLELGGTSDRTVQQITYKEAKKAIKTMRGRFSDSTLFGQEKDNSFSSSLDTIYQTFDGKDLYPSIEEKAAHLLYFIVKNHSFVDGNKRIAAAIFTWFLERNGLLYRPDGVKRIADNALVALTLMIAMSDPKEKDVITTIIVNLINKDN, encoded by the coding sequence ATGAACGAGCGATCAGACACAGGGGAAATCGTTATCTATCAGACGGATGACGGCCAGACATTACTGGAAGTGAGTTTGGTTAAGGATACGGTCTGGCTGAGTTTGAATCAGATGGTTTTGCTTTTCGACAGGGATAAATCCGTAATATCCAGGCACATACGCAACATTTTTAAGGAAAGGGAACTTGAGAAAAAGTCAACTGTTGCAAAAAATGCAACAGTTCAAATTGAGGGTGACAGGGAAATAACGCGTAATATCGATTTTTATAATCTGGATATGATCATCTCTGTCGGTTATCGTGTCAATTCATTACGGGGCACCCAGTTCCGCATCTGGGCCAACAAAATACTGAAAGAGTATCTCGTTACCGGTTATGCCCTTAATGAAAAGAGATTGCAGGCACAGATCGAAAAATACGAAGCACTCAAACAATCGATCAGGCTCATCGAAAATATAACAGACCGCAAACTTCTTTCTACCACTGAATCGGAAGGCCTTCTGAAAGTCATCGGTGATTTCAACTATGCTCTGGACACGCTTGACCGGTACGACTACGGAAAGCTTGAGTTAGGCGGCACATCCGACCGGACCGTACAACAAATCACCTATAAAGAGGCGAAGAAGGCAATTAAAACAATGCGGGGAAGATTCAGCGATTCCACCCTGTTCGGACAAGAAAAGGATAACTCGTTCAGCAGCTCTCTCGATACGATTTACCAGACGTTTGACGGCAAGGACCTGTATCCCAGCATCGAAGAAAAAGCAGCCCATCTCCTGTATTTCATTGTAAAGAATCATTCATTCGTGGACGGGAACAAGCGTATTGCCGCTGCCATCTTTACCTGGTTTCTTGAACGGAATGGTTTGCTTTACAGACCCGACGGAGTAAAAAGGATAGCGGATAACGCTTTGGTGGCATTAACGTTGATGATCGCCATGAGCGATCCGAAGGAGAAAGACGTCATAACGACCATAATCGTCAATCTCATCAATAAGGACAATTGA
- a CDS encoding (Fe-S)-binding protein, with amino-acid sequence MALADYKDMVHRCFRCGYCKFTSDYSYVGFNCPIYSKARLESYSPGGLMWLIYASLVKGKLKPSKHFSEILYSCTMCRNCSEECKFQFHDDIVHVLKAAREEMVDRQLMPPMVSQFLKNVYDYGNPYRELKENRDNWAENTDIRHYEEDDEFLYYVGCVGSYDTVSQKAARALGNVLLRSGLSFGILGSREICDGNEVDMLGEKGLFEFLKEENTKTFKELGVKKIVTLSPHSYNTLKNNYSDEFEVFHYTQLLRDLIKSGKLDVSRGFKAKVTYHDPCFLGRYNNEYDAPREILTAIPGIELIEMERTKENSFCCGGGGGNFYTDVIGGGENTPSRIRVREAHETGASILAVSCPVCMMMLEDALKAEGLENDLAIKDISEIMDAALA; translated from the coding sequence ATGGCACTTGCAGACTATAAAGACATGGTACACAGATGCTTCAGATGCGGCTATTGCAAATTTACCAGCGATTATTCTTACGTGGGTTTTAATTGCCCCATATACAGCAAGGCCCGTTTAGAAAGTTATTCCCCCGGTGGATTGATGTGGCTGATATATGCCTCTCTGGTAAAGGGAAAGCTCAAACCCAGCAAACACTTCTCCGAGATCCTGTATTCCTGCACCATGTGCCGGAATTGCAGTGAGGAATGCAAATTCCAGTTTCATGATGATATCGTACATGTTCTGAAAGCGGCACGGGAGGAAATGGTAGATAGACAGCTCATGCCCCCGATGGTCAGCCAGTTCTTGAAAAATGTTTACGACTACGGCAATCCTTATCGGGAACTGAAGGAGAACAGAGACAACTGGGCTGAAAACACAGACATACGGCATTATGAAGAAGACGATGAATTTCTCTATTATGTCGGGTGCGTCGGATCCTATGATACCGTCAGCCAGAAAGCCGCCAGGGCATTGGGAAATGTACTGTTGAGATCCGGCCTTTCCTTCGGCATTTTAGGGAGCAGGGAGATCTGCGATGGAAATGAAGTGGATATGCTTGGTGAAAAGGGCCTGTTCGAATTCCTGAAAGAGGAAAATACTAAGACATTCAAAGAACTTGGAGTGAAAAAGATCGTCACTCTTTCACCCCATTCGTACAATACCTTGAAAAATAACTACTCAGATGAATTTGAGGTATTCCATTACACGCAACTCCTTCGCGATCTGATCAAAAGCGGAAAGTTGGATGTTTCCAGGGGATTCAAGGCAAAAGTAACCTATCATGACCCCTGTTTTTTAGGCAGGTACAATAATGAATATGACGCGCCGCGGGAAATTTTGACCGCCATTCCCGGGATCGAGCTGATAGAAATGGAGAGAACGAAGGAAAACTCTTTCTGCTGCGGTGGTGGAGGCGGCAACTTTTACACTGATGTCATAGGCGGCGGGGAAAACACACCGAGCAGGATCAGGGTCAGGGAAGCACACGAGACCGGAGCAAGCATCCTGGCCGTGTCGTGTCCTGTCTGCATGATGATGCTGGAGGACGCCCTCAAGGCAGAGGGGCTGGAAAACGACCTGGCCATCAAGGATATCTCTGAGATCATGGATGCGGCATTGGCGTAA